A section of the Delphinus delphis chromosome 1, mDelDel1.2, whole genome shotgun sequence genome encodes:
- the GPR37L1 gene encoding G-protein coupled receptor 37-like 1, with amino-acid sequence MRWPWPLAICLAVALAAGPGRVPGGVPLRRGGRGTEEEAKGVQQYVPQEWAEYPRPIRPTGPQPTEPQVAASAHPDRAVVPGGSRQEPRGNTTGTPGRRLQIQNPLYPVTESSYGAYAVLLLALALFAVGIVGNLAVMCIVWHSYYLKSAWNSILASLALWDFLVLFFCLPVIIFHEITKQRLLGDVSCRAVPFVEVSSLGVTTFSLCALGIDRFHVATSTLPEARPIEPCPSILAKLAVIWVGSMTLAAPELLLWQLVQEPGPAAGPVDACVMKPSARLPESLYSLVLTYQNARMWWSFGCYFCLPVLFTVTCQLVTWRVWGPPGRKPECRPGQQERREGQLSGTVVGLTAVYTLCTLPENVCNVVAAYLSATLTRQTLDLLGLVGQFATFLKAAATPVLLLCVCRPLGRAFLDCCCCCCCEGCGGVAATDGPDAKLQTGLSTSVYFHKPREAPPLLALGTPC; translated from the exons ATGCGGTGGCCGTGGCCTCTGGCCATCTGTCTCGCTGTGGCGTTAGCGGCGGGTCCCGGCAGGGTCCCCGGGGGCGTCCCCCTGCGCCGGGGCGGGCGTGGCACCGAGGAGGAGGCCAAGGGGGTGCAGCAGTATGTGCCCCAGGAGTGGGCTGAGTACCCCCGGCCCATCCGCCCCACCGGGCCGCAGCCCACCGAGCCCCAGGTGGCCGCCAGCGCCCACCCGGACCGGGCCGTGGTCCCTGGGGGCAGCAGGCAGGAGCCTCGGGGCAACACGACGGGGACGCCGGGCCGGCGGCTGCAGATCCAGAACCCCCTGTACCCGGTGACGGAGAGCTCCTACGGGGCCTACGCCGTGCTGCTCCTGGCCCTGGCGCTGTTCGCCGTGGGCATCGTGGGCAACCTGGCGGTCATGTGTATCGTGTGGCACAGCTACTACCTGAAGAGCGCCTGGAACTCCATCCTCGCCAGCCTGGCCCTCTGGGACTTCCTGGTCCTCTTCTTCTGCCTCCCTGTCATCATCTTCCACGAGATCACCAAGCAGAGGCTGCTGGGTGACGTGTCTTGCCGGGCTGTGCCCTTCGTGGAG GTCTCCTCTCTCGGCGTCACCACCTTCAGCCTCTGTGCCCTGGGCATTGACCGCTTCCACGTGGCCACCAGCACCCTGCCCGAGGCCAGGCCCATCGAGCCGTGCCCGTCCATCCTGGCCAAGCTGGCGGTCATCTGGGTGGGCTCCATGACGCTGGCTGCGCCCGAGCTCCTGCTCTGGCAGCTGGTACAGGAGCCCGGCCCCGCTGCGGGCCCCGTGGATGCGTGCGTCATGAAGCCCTCCGCCCGCCTGCCCGAGTCCCTCTACTCGCTGGTCTTGACCTACCAGAACGCCCGGATGTGGTGGTCCTTCGGCTGCTACTTCTGCCTGCCCGTCCTCTTCACGGTCACCTGCCAGCTGGTGACGTGGCGGGTGTGGGGCCCGCCCGGCAGAAAGCCGGAGTGCCGGCCAGGCCAGCAGGAGCGGCGCGAGGGCCAGCTCAGCGGCACCGTGGTGGGCCTGACCGCCGTCTACACCCTCTGCACCCTCCCCGAGAACGTGTGCAATGTCGTGGCCGCCTACCTCTCGGCCACGCTCACCCGCCAGACCCTGGACCTCCTGGGCCTGGTCGGCCAGTTCGCCACCTTCCTCAAGGCGGCCGCCACGCCCGTGCTCCTCCTGTGCGTGTGCCGGCCGCTGGGCCGCGCCTTCCTGgactgttgttgctgctgctgctgcgagGGCTGCGGCGGGGTGGCAGCCACCGACGGCCCCGATGCCAAGCTCCAGACGGGGCTGTCCACCTCTGTCTACTTCCACAAGCCCCGGGAGGCGCCCCCGCTCCTGGCCCTGGGCACGCCCTGCTGA